The following are encoded in a window of bacterium genomic DNA:
- a CDS encoding methyltransferase, whose product MKNIEFTPMDIRELGLSFQKSRIFLTAYELDVFTALGDKAKSSSEVARALGTDSRSLDRLMNALCAIGLLKKKDGKFSNTPSGLRFLVKGSPGYMQGLTHFLHLWNNWSTLTKSVRLGRPSVFQNISERDGDSLTGFIAAMHERGDRQAPGVISMLDLKDVRTVLDVGGGSGVFSMAFVRAKDGIKSTVFDLDNVISITQMYVEKEKLSDKINTMPGNYINDELPKGFDLVFLSAVIHSNSPKENNMLIKKCYKSLNPNGQIVVQDFIMDEERTSPAFGAFFSLNMLVGTESGDTYTEPDVRGWMKSAGFSKFSRKDTNFNTSLIIGRKI is encoded by the coding sequence ATGAAAAACATAGAATTTACTCCGATGGATATAAGAGAACTTGGCTTGAGTTTCCAGAAAAGCAGGATTTTTCTGACCGCGTATGAACTTGATGTTTTTACGGCGCTCGGGGATAAAGCAAAGTCCTCCAGTGAGGTGGCAAGGGCCCTTGGGACAGACAGCCGCAGCCTTGACCGTTTAATGAACGCGCTTTGCGCTATAGGCCTTTTAAAAAAGAAGGATGGAAAATTTTCGAACACACCTTCCGGTTTGAGGTTTCTTGTTAAAGGAAGCCCCGGATACATGCAGGGTTTAACGCACTTTCTTCACCTGTGGAACAACTGGAGCACTTTGACGAAGTCGGTCCGCCTGGGAAGACCCTCGGTGTTTCAAAATATAAGCGAAAGAGACGGTGATTCATTAACGGGGTTTATCGCGGCGATGCATGAACGGGGGGACAGGCAGGCGCCGGGCGTGATATCCATGCTGGATTTAAAAGACGTGAGGACCGTCCTGGATGTCGGGGGCGGCTCGGGAGTTTTTTCAATGGCGTTTGTAAGGGCGAAAGACGGCATAAAATCAACCGTGTTTGACCTCGATAATGTTATTTCCATCACGCAAATGTATGTTGAGAAGGAAAAACTTTCGGATAAAATTAACACAATGCCGGGAAACTATATCAATGACGAACTGCCCAAAGGTTTTGATTTGGTTTTTCTTTCCGCCGTCATTCACAGCAACTCCCCGAAGGAGAATAATATGTTGATAAAAAAATGCTATAAATCCCTTAACCCGAACGGGCAGATTGTCGTGCAGGATTTTATCATGGATGAAGAAAGGACAAGCCCCGCCTTCGGCGCCTTCTTCAGCCTTAACATGCTTGTCGGCACCGAATCCGGCGACACTTACACCGAACCGGACGTCAGAGGCTGGATGAAAAGCGCCGGGTTTTCAAAATTTTCCCGCAAAGACACGAATTTCAACACGAGCCTGATCATCGGAAGAAAAATATAA
- a CDS encoding inositol-3-phosphate synthase, whose amino-acid sequence MKKIKIAIAGIGNCASSLIQGIEYYKTKQKEDVNGLMHWDIGGYKPFDIEVAAAFDIDKRKVGKDVSEAIFALPNCTKRFCPEIPVAKVYVKMGKILDGVSEHMKNYDEKYRFVPGSEKEAEKKDIVKVLKESGAKVLLNYLPVGSEKAVRFYAECALSAGVGFINNMPVFIASDPKWQEKFRKKNIPIIGDDIKSQLGATITHRTLASLFKKRGVKIDRTYQLNTGGNTDFLNMMNINRLTSKKKSKTEAVQSVLAERLEAENIHIGPSDYVPWQKDNKVAFIRIEGRTFGDIPINLELRLSVEDSPNSAGVVIDAIRCAGLAIDRGIGGVLFSPSSYFMKHPPRQFTDDEAYKMNEEFIAGKRIE is encoded by the coding sequence GTGAAAAAAATAAAAATTGCGATTGCCGGGATCGGCAATTGCGCGAGTTCTTTAATCCAGGGGATTGAATATTATAAAACAAAACAAAAAGAAGACGTCAACGGCCTGATGCACTGGGACATAGGCGGGTATAAGCCGTTTGATATCGAAGTGGCGGCCGCCTTTGATATCGACAAAAGAAAAGTGGGAAAGGATGTTTCGGAAGCCATATTCGCCCTGCCGAACTGCACGAAAAGGTTTTGCCCTGAAATCCCTGTGGCAAAAGTTTATGTGAAGATGGGAAAAATACTTGACGGCGTGTCCGAACACATGAAAAATTATGATGAAAAATACAGGTTTGTCCCAGGCAGTGAAAAGGAGGCGGAGAAAAAAGACATTGTGAAGGTTTTAAAGGAATCGGGGGCAAAGGTATTGCTGAATTACCTTCCAGTGGGCTCCGAAAAGGCAGTAAGGTTTTACGCCGAATGCGCTCTTTCGGCAGGGGTTGGCTTTATAAATAACATGCCTGTTTTTATTGCAAGCGATCCAAAATGGCAAGAAAAATTTAGAAAGAAAAATATTCCTATAATAGGCGATGACATAAAGTCCCAGCTCGGCGCGACGATTACCCACAGGACACTGGCTTCGCTTTTCAAGAAAAGAGGCGTAAAAATAGACAGGACCTACCAGCTGAATACCGGCGGCAACACGGATTTTCTCAATATGATGAACATAAACAGGCTTACCTCGAAAAAGAAATCCAAGACGGAGGCGGTACAGTCTGTTTTGGCTGAACGGCTTGAAGCGGAAAATATCCATATCGGGCCGAGCGATTATGTCCCGTGGCAGAAGGACAATAAAGTGGCGTTTATACGTATCGAAGGAAGGACGTTCGGGGATATTCCCATAAACCTGGAATTGCGGTTGTCCGTTGAGGATTCGCCTAATTCGGCGGGTGTAGTAATCGACGCGATAAGGTGTGCGGGACTCGCGATAGACAGGGGTATAGGCGGGGTACTGTTCTCGCCGTCTTCATATTTTATGAAACATCCGCCGAGACAGTTTACGGATGATGAGGCGTATAAAATGAATGAGGAATTTATCGCGGGGAAAAGGATAGAATAA
- a CDS encoding TIGR04190 family B12-binding domain/radical SAM domain protein, whose amino-acid sequence MFSKMKDNYKYDLVLLHAPSVYDFRKNPIMYGPISDVVPSTPIFEMYPIGFTTISRYLTNKGFRVRIVNLALKMLHNPGFDAEKFLRKLDSRIFGIDLHWLPHAHGSIEVAKLVKNFHPGSKVVFGGLSATYYYKELMEYPFIDYCIRGDSTEVLLERLIISLKTGDGFEHIPNLCWRDKKQNTVFNPFDYIPKSLEGINIDYKHIFLQALKNFDFSGYLPFINWVAYPIAVIVLCRGCNCNCKVCGGSKEFYKNYCNRKETVYKSAAEVGKEIRALTRFIKGPIFLVGDIFQNGEEYTRALLKEFSDARISNQIIFEFFVPPDKEQLKEIAGAVPNFNIQLSLQSHDERIRRAFGRPFGNAEAEEMIEEAIKLGIKRLDIFFMTGLPEQTRESIRDTVKYCGYLLSKFAASKKIALYISPLAPFIDPGSMVFENPEQYGYKIFYRTLEEHRQALLKPSWKYMLNYETRWLSRHDIVESSYEAGLELNRLKFIYGLVSKKECLRLENRILKAMELCSTIDRILMTSDEPERNEAFAKLKKKMDSYNVSTICDTNELEWSTSILGIRIPKFVRSFSFSLWSFLARIAE is encoded by the coding sequence ATGTTTTCAAAAATGAAAGATAATTACAAGTATGACCTTGTTCTCCTGCACGCGCCAAGCGTTTATGACTTTCGCAAGAACCCGATTATGTACGGGCCCATAAGCGATGTTGTTCCTTCGACCCCGATATTTGAGATGTATCCGATAGGGTTCACGACGATTTCAAGGTATCTGACAAACAAGGGTTTCAGGGTCCGGATCGTTAACCTGGCGCTGAAGATGCTCCATAACCCGGGGTTTGACGCTGAAAAATTTTTGCGGAAACTCGACAGCCGTATTTTTGGAATTGACCTGCACTGGCTCCCGCACGCGCACGGCAGTATTGAGGTGGCCAAACTTGTAAAAAACTTTCACCCGGGTTCAAAGGTGGTTTTTGGCGGGTTATCAGCCACATATTACTATAAGGAATTGATGGAATACCCCTTTATTGATTATTGTATCAGGGGAGATTCAACAGAAGTGCTTTTGGAAAGGCTTATTATTTCATTGAAGACCGGCGACGGGTTTGAACATATTCCCAACCTTTGCTGGCGCGATAAAAAACAAAACACGGTTTTTAACCCGTTTGATTATATCCCTAAAAGCCTGGAAGGAATAAATATAGATTATAAGCATATATTTCTGCAGGCGCTGAAGAATTTTGATTTTTCGGGATACCTGCCATTTATTAACTGGGTGGCCTATCCCATCGCTGTTATCGTTTTATGCCGGGGCTGCAACTGCAACTGCAAGGTTTGCGGCGGGTCCAAGGAATTTTATAAAAATTACTGCAACCGGAAAGAAACGGTTTACAAGTCCGCCGCGGAAGTCGGGAAGGAGATAAGAGCCCTTACTCGGTTTATAAAAGGCCCCATTTTTCTTGTCGGGGATATTTTCCAGAACGGCGAGGAATACACGCGCGCTCTTTTGAAAGAGTTTTCAGACGCGAGAATTTCAAACCAGATTATATTCGAATTTTTCGTCCCGCCCGATAAAGAGCAGTTGAAGGAAATCGCGGGGGCGGTGCCTAATTTTAACATCCAGCTTTCACTGCAATCGCATGACGAGAGAATCCGGCGGGCATTCGGCAGGCCGTTTGGGAACGCGGAGGCCGAGGAGATGATCGAAGAGGCCATTAAGCTCGGCATAAAAAGGCTGGATATCTTTTTCATGACGGGGCTGCCGGAGCAGACAAGGGAATCAATCAGGGACACGGTGAAATACTGCGGATACCTGCTTTCAAAATTCGCGGCGTCAAAAAAGATCGCTTTATACATATCGCCGCTTGCCCCGTTTATCGACCCGGGTTCGATGGTGTTTGAAAATCCGGAGCAATACGGCTATAAGATTTTTTACAGGACACTGGAAGAACACAGACAGGCGCTTCTTAAACCGAGCTGGAAATATATGCTGAATTACGAAACCAGGTGGCTTTCACGCCACGACATTGTTGAAAGTTCTTACGAAGCGGGGCTTGAATTGAACCGGTTAAAATTCATATACGGCCTTGTGTCAAAAAAAGAGTGTTTGAGACTCGAAAACAGGATTTTAAAGGCGATGGAGCTTTGTTCAACTATCGACAGGATCTTGATGACAAGCGATGAACCGGAAAGAAATGAGGCGTTCGCGAAACTTAAGAAAAAAATGGACAGTTACAATGTGTCGACAATTTGCGACACAAATGAATTGGAATGGTCAACAAGTATCCTGGGTATAAGGATACCAAAGTTTGTCAGGAGTTTTTCTTTTAGCTTGTGGTCATTTTTAGCGCGGATAGCGGAATAG
- a CDS encoding CPBP family intramembrane glutamic endopeptidase, with translation MTKKKDLITLFLINIPVVILYYAVYRVPGVRPYANIAYFCLILITGGFLGREFLLKIEQQKVKESKYLFFGVISMIFLYQLMKFSSFIISRNKNLQGIIDLSLWQYFVRPWHEINILVSVSGVIIIVLAVEIFYRVYIQNTLNLYFKDNSAVFLASAISGARAVTLGPVSGLVDFSLAYIWGFVYKKSGLWAAVFVHMVWDVLFVYFPAG, from the coding sequence ATGACGAAAAAGAAGGATTTAATAACGTTGTTTTTAATAAATATTCCGGTTGTGATTTTATATTATGCGGTTTACCGTGTGCCGGGAGTAAGGCCTTATGCCAATATTGCATATTTTTGTTTGATTTTAATAACCGGCGGTTTTTTGGGAAGGGAATTTCTTTTAAAGATTGAACAGCAAAAAGTTAAAGAATCTAAATATTTATTTTTTGGTGTAATATCAATGATTTTTCTTTACCAGCTCATGAAATTTTCAAGCTTTATAATCAGCAGGAACAAAAACCTGCAGGGGATTATTGACCTTAGCCTGTGGCAGTATTTTGTGCGGCCCTGGCATGAAATAAATATTTTAGTATCTGTTTCAGGCGTAATTATTATTGTTTTGGCAGTTGAGATATTTTACCGCGTGTATATTCAAAACACGCTTAATTTATATTTTAAAGATAACAGCGCTGTTTTTTTAGCGTCGGCCATAAGCGGTGCGAGGGCCGTCACACTGGGCCCCGTGTCCGGGCTTGTGGATTTCTCCCTGGCTTATATCTGGGGATTTGTTTATAAAAAGTCGGGGTTATGGGCGGCGGTTTTTGTGCATATGGTTTGGGATGTTTTGTTTGTTTATTTCCCGGCGGGATGA